DNA from Metabacillus flavus:
TGACATCTGCTTGTTCGGAAATTCCGGATAGCAGGTCGTTTTGAAAAACTTCGACCTGTTCATTCACTTTGTTGAGAACTGTATTTTGCCTGGCGCTTTCCACTGCCACTGGATCTAAATCCATCGCGCTGACACTTTCAGCACCCAATAAAGCAGAAGCGATGCTGAGTACACCTGATCCTGTTCCAATATCAATGACCCGGTCCCCTTTATTTACAGTACGCTCTAATGCCTGTATACATAAAACCGTTGTAGGGTGCGTACCCGTTCCAAACGCCATACCAGGATCAAGTTCGATAATGAGTTCATCCGAATGAACCGGCTCATATTCTTCCCAGGTAGGAACGATGGTGAATTTTTCTGATATTTTCACAGGATGGTAATATTTTTTCCAGGCTGTAGCCCAGTCCTCTTCATCCACTTCGCTCGTCGTAAGCTGTTTAGAGCCTAAATTAATCCCATACTGAGATAACCCCTCAATAGAGTCCGTGATTCCTTCAACCGTTTCGGCTAAAAAACTGTTCATTGGCAGGTAGGCCTTAATAATGACTCCCTCAGCAGGATAGTCAAGAGGATCGAGGTGGTAGATTTCTCCATAAACACTTTCTCTGTCCTTTAGCAGGTCCATTTGGTCTTCGATTACGACACCGCTCGCTCCAGCTTCGTGTAGTATGTTAGAGATTGGTTCTACTGCTTCCTGTGTTGTATGGATACTGATTTCTGACCATTTCATCCTCTGCCAACTCCTTAATATTTAATCGCCTTTAATTGCTCTTTTTACTTTGTCGAAGAAGCTTTCTTCATTCTCATCAGGCAGGTTGCCAGTTGTTTCAGCAAATTCTCTGATCAGTTCTTTTTGCTTTTCTGTGAGGTTTGTAGGAGTGACCACACGTACGACAATATGCTGGTCTCCTTGTCCATATCCTCTAACATTCGGAATACCTTTTCCTTTCAGGCGGAATTTAGTGC
Protein-coding regions in this window:
- the prmA gene encoding 50S ribosomal protein L11 methyltransferase, coding for MKWSEISIHTTQEAVEPISNILHEAGASGVVIEDQMDLLKDRESVYGEIYHLDPLDYPAEGVIIKAYLPMNSFLAETVEGITDSIEGLSQYGINLGSKQLTTSEVDEEDWATAWKKYYHPVKISEKFTIVPTWEEYEPVHSDELIIELDPGMAFGTGTHPTTVLCIQALERTVNKGDRVIDIGTGSGVLSIASALLGAESVSAMDLDPVAVESARQNTVLNKVNEQVEVFQNDLLSGISEQADVIVANILAEVILKFTDEAYSLVKDGGWFITSGIILNKKNDVRDALINAGFEISETVVMEDWVAFTARKNEHRAI